A single region of the Cucumis melo cultivar AY chromosome 3, USDA_Cmelo_AY_1.0, whole genome shotgun sequence genome encodes:
- the LOC103501292 gene encoding RNA-directed DNA methylation 4 isoform X3, producing the protein MMKQNLPVDDYVCDYYTVKNDMEIAEDDASYPFPLKQVDELDHDRPSDSDYETDDSNAENNPCFDYPDEEELESESSNEMMRSSPQKVMM; encoded by the exons ATGATGAAACAAAATT TGCCTGTAGATGATTATGTATGTGACTACTATACTGTGAAGAATGATATGGAGATTGCTGAAGACGATGCCTCTTATCCATTTCCTTT gaAACAAGTTGATGAATTGGATCATGATAGGCCTAGTGACTCCGATTATGAAACTGATGATTCAAATG CTGAAAACAATCCGTGCTTCGATTACCCGGATGAGGAAGAGTTGGAGAGTGAATCTTCAAATGAGATGATGAGAAGCAGTCCTCAGAAAGTAATGATGTAG
- the LOC103501292 gene encoding RNA-directed DNA methylation 4 isoform X1, translated as MSRAAPSLRPSGRRSSTQPLRRLQSPVFGLEINGRPSKRPLLDFENLSISETLHKEELKTKKIFVQHVETLRSSDATVAIVQSFVVSTLVTCGKKTLDLSIWRSRKGVKDEKDDHLHDVYHIYDIIRLDTNEISSEAPKQEQISLEDQSMLSSYLPLLREFIPSAAAEIE; from the exons ATGAGCCGCGCCGCACCTAGCCTCCGTCCGTCCGGTCGCCGCTCTTCCACCCAGCCACTACGCCGCCTTCAGTCGCCAGTTTTTG GGCTGGAAATCAATGGGAGGCCATCGAAGCGACCACTCTTGGACTTTGAGAATTTATCAATTTCAGAAACACTCCATAAAG AGGAATTAAAGACCAAGAAGATATTTGTACAGCATGTGGAGACATTAAGAAGCTCTGATGCCACTGTTGCAATTGTGCAGTCTTTTGTGGTCAGCACTCTAGTCA CTTGCGGCAAAAAAACGCTAGATTTGAGCATATGGAGAAGTAGGAAAGGGGTTAAAGATGAAAAAGATGACCATTTACATGATGTATATCATATCTATGATATTATTCGTCTTGATACAAATGAAATATCGAGTGAAGCCCCAAAGCAGGA ACAAATATCTCTGGAGGATCAGAGTATGTTATCAAGTTACCTGCCGTTACTAAGGGAGTTTATTCCAAGTGCGGCTGCCGAAATTGAATAA
- the LOC103501292 gene encoding RNA-directed DNA methylation 4 isoform X2, with product MSRAAPSLRPSGRRSSTQPLRRLQSPVFGLEINGRPSKRPLLDFENLSISETLHKEELKTKKIFVQHVETLRSSDATVAIVQSFVTNISGGSEYVIKLPAVTKGVYSKCGCRN from the exons ATGAGCCGCGCCGCACCTAGCCTCCGTCCGTCCGGTCGCCGCTCTTCCACCCAGCCACTACGCCGCCTTCAGTCGCCAGTTTTTG GGCTGGAAATCAATGGGAGGCCATCGAAGCGACCACTCTTGGACTTTGAGAATTTATCAATTTCAGAAACACTCCATAAAG AGGAATTAAAGACCAAGAAGATATTTGTACAGCATGTGGAGACATTAAGAAGCTCTGATGCCACTGTTGCAATTGTGCAGTCTTTTGTG ACAAATATCTCTGGAGGATCAGAGTATGTTATCAAGTTACCTGCCGTTACTAAGGGAGTTTATTCCAAGTGCGGCTGCCGAAATTGA